The following proteins are co-located in the Gordonia polyisoprenivorans genome:
- a CDS encoding WXG100 family type VII secretion target: MSGRIKYDFGALGDLEGGLNAQFGRLEELASQLKSQVAALDGNWRSPDAKQAYDAAQQNWDRVFTQARDQLLGIQRGVTNARTVMNETDTSIARGFGGLV; this comes from the coding sequence ATGTCCGGGAGAATCAAGTACGACTTCGGCGCCCTCGGCGACCTCGAAGGGGGACTGAACGCCCAGTTCGGCCGCCTCGAAGAACTGGCGTCCCAACTGAAATCGCAAGTCGCCGCGCTCGATGGCAACTGGCGTTCGCCCGATGCGAAGCAGGCCTACGACGCCGCCCAGCAGAACTGGGACCGCGTGTTCACCCAGGCCCGCGACCAGCTGCTCGGCATCCAGCGCGGCGTCACCAATGCGCGGACGGTGATGAACGAGACCGACACCTCGATCGCACGCGGCTTCGGCGGGCTGGTCTAG
- the mtrB gene encoding MtrAB system histidine kinase MtrB, whose protein sequence is MIGRNRRRVNSTFGRLTRTASAIASVFGRIWRRSLQLRVVVSTLVLSFVVLLILGFVLMSQITDRLLDVKLTAATEEIERARISVERDLASGDGNMSVQNRLRQTRSLLTDRDIDSGQSSGNVGTFDTVLLVPGTGADGSSTGVGPVSEIPRNLRDMVQGGQIAYQYSSVANSTGGQEPALIIGSPTNASVPGLELYLVVPSTTENSTVDLVRGTLLTGGVVLLGLLAAIAWLVSRQVVIPVRSASRIAVRFADGRLKERMPVRGEDDMARLAMSFNDMAESLSKQITHLEEFGGLQRQFTSDVSHELRTPLTTVRMASDVLYEGRDELDPVRRRSVELLDKELDRFETLLNELLEISRHDAGMAELAAERMDMAIPIDAALSTVSRLAEETGTELILDLPAEPVLAEIDPRRVERILRNLLANAIDHGERKPVTLSMRSDGDAVAITVRDQGIGLRPGEEKLVFNRFWRSDPSRFRRSGGTGLGLAISIEDARLHQGRLEAWGEPGQGACFRLTLPLVRGHKVLGSPLPLKPVGTSKVKSVAKPARVEGAVGGE, encoded by the coding sequence GTGATCGGTCGCAACAGACGACGCGTCAACAGCACCTTCGGACGGCTCACCCGCACGGCGAGCGCGATAGCTTCGGTCTTCGGCCGGATCTGGCGGCGCTCGCTGCAATTGCGGGTCGTGGTCTCGACGTTGGTGCTGTCTTTCGTCGTGCTCCTGATCCTCGGATTCGTGCTGATGAGTCAGATCACCGACCGGTTGCTCGACGTGAAACTGACTGCGGCGACCGAGGAGATCGAGCGCGCCCGCATATCGGTGGAACGCGATCTCGCCAGCGGCGACGGCAACATGTCGGTGCAGAATCGGCTGCGCCAGACCCGGTCGTTGCTCACCGACCGGGACATCGACAGCGGGCAGTCGTCGGGCAACGTCGGCACCTTCGACACCGTGCTGCTGGTGCCCGGTACCGGCGCCGACGGTAGCTCGACCGGCGTCGGACCGGTCTCCGAGATCCCTCGGAACCTGCGCGACATGGTGCAGGGCGGTCAGATCGCCTACCAGTACTCCTCGGTGGCCAACTCGACCGGCGGCCAGGAACCCGCGCTCATCATCGGCTCACCCACCAATGCCTCCGTGCCGGGGCTCGAGTTGTACCTCGTCGTCCCGTCGACCACCGAGAACAGCACCGTCGACCTGGTTCGCGGCACCTTGCTGACCGGTGGTGTGGTGTTGCTCGGCCTGCTGGCGGCGATCGCCTGGCTGGTGTCGAGACAGGTGGTCATCCCGGTGCGCTCGGCGTCGAGGATCGCCGTCCGATTCGCCGACGGTCGACTCAAGGAACGCATGCCGGTCCGCGGTGAGGACGACATGGCACGGCTGGCCATGTCGTTCAACGACATGGCCGAGAGCCTGTCCAAGCAGATCACCCACCTCGAGGAGTTCGGCGGGTTGCAGCGGCAGTTCACCTCCGACGTCAGCCACGAGTTGCGGACGCCGCTGACCACCGTCCGGATGGCCAGTGACGTGCTCTACGAGGGCCGCGACGAGCTCGATCCGGTGCGCCGCAGATCCGTGGAACTGCTGGACAAGGAACTCGACCGCTTCGAGACGCTGCTCAACGAGCTGTTGGAGATCTCCCGACACGACGCGGGCATGGCCGAGCTGGCCGCCGAACGAATGGACATGGCGATCCCGATCGACGCCGCGCTCTCGACGGTGTCGCGCCTGGCCGAGGAGACCGGTACCGAACTGATCCTCGATCTCCCGGCCGAGCCGGTCCTCGCCGAGATCGACCCGCGCCGGGTCGAACGCATTCTGCGCAACCTGCTGGCCAACGCGATCGACCACGGCGAACGCAAACCCGTGACATTGTCGATGCGCTCCGACGGCGACGCCGTGGCGATCACGGTACGCGATCAGGGCATCGGCCTTCGTCCAGGAGAGGAGAAGTTGGTGTTCAACCGCTTCTGGCGCTCCGATCCGTCGAGATTCCGCCGGTCCGGCGGCACCGGGCTGGGCCTGGCGATCAGCATCGAGGACGCCCGGCTGCATCAGGGCCGGCTCGAGGCGTGGGGCGAACCCGGCCAGGGCGCGTGCTTCCGGCTGACCCTGCCCCTGGTGCGCGGACACAAGGTGCTCGGCTCGCCGTTGCCCCTCAAACCAGTCGGCACGAGCAAGGTCAAGAGCGTCGCCAAACCCGCCCGCGTCGAGGGGGCCGTCGGTGGTGAGTGA
- the mtrA gene encoding MtrAB system response regulator MtrA has protein sequence MKPRILVVDDDAALAEMLTIVLRGEGFEPFVVGDGTQALTAVREIRPDLVLLDLMLPGMNGIDVCRVLRADSGVPIVMLTAKSDTVDVVLGLESGADDYMVKPFKPKELVARVRARLRRTDEEPAELLSIGPVEIDVPAHKVTRDGVPISLTPLEFDLLVALARKPRQVFTRDVLLEQVWGYRHPADTRLVNVHVQRLRAKVETDPENPEVVLTVRGVGYKAGPP, from the coding sequence ATGAAGCCACGGATCCTCGTCGTCGATGATGATGCCGCGCTCGCCGAGATGCTCACGATCGTGTTGCGCGGCGAGGGGTTCGAGCCGTTCGTGGTGGGTGATGGGACCCAGGCGTTGACCGCTGTCCGCGAGATCCGCCCCGATCTGGTGTTGCTCGACCTGATGTTGCCGGGAATGAACGGTATCGACGTCTGCCGGGTACTGCGGGCCGACTCCGGGGTTCCGATCGTGATGCTGACCGCCAAGTCCGACACCGTCGATGTGGTGCTCGGTCTGGAGTCGGGCGCCGACGACTACATGGTCAAACCCTTCAAGCCCAAGGAACTCGTCGCCCGGGTGCGTGCTCGACTGCGCCGCACCGACGAAGAGCCCGCGGAACTGCTGTCGATCGGGCCGGTCGAGATCGACGTTCCCGCGCACAAGGTCACCCGCGACGGCGTTCCGATCTCCTTGACGCCGCTCGAGTTCGACCTGCTCGTCGCGCTGGCCCGCAAGCCCCGACAGGTGTTCACCCGCGACGTCCTGCTCGAGCAGGTGTGGGGTTATCGGCACCCGGCCGACACTAGACTCGTCAACGTGCATGTTCAGCGGTTACGCGCGAAAGTCGAGACCGACCCGGAGAACCCGGAGGTCGTTCTGACGGTGAGGGGGGTCGGCTACAAGGCCGGCCCGCCGTGA
- a CDS encoding APC family permease: MANPLTRVKSVEQSMADTDEPGHQLRKNLTSWDLMVFGVSVVIGAGIFTITATTAGNKAGPAISLSFIMAAIACALAALCYAEFASTVPVAGSAYTFGYATFGEFLAWILGWDLILEFAVGASVVSKGWSSYLGSVFGFSGGTADVGSVTIDWGAMIIVAVVTALLVLGTKLSSRVSAVITAIKVAVVLLVIVVGFFYVKSANFSPFIPPSESGAGAEKSVDSSLFSLITGGGESSYGWYGVLAAASIVFFAFIGFDVVATTAEETRNPRRDVPRGILGSLAIVTVLYVLVTIVVTGMVSYTQLATSAGDGKPKNLATAFALNGVTWAEKTIAIGALAGLTTVVMVLMLGQSRVLFAMCRDGLLPRGLAKTHPRFGTPARLTLLIGLVVFIVAGFFPIDKLEEMVNVGTLFAFIVVAAGVMILRRTRPDLDRGFTVPGGPIIPVLAILACIWLMLNLSALTWIRFVIWMVIGVAVYFLYGMRHSMVGKRERGEVEGVDTVAAGAAASGGPDLSKE, from the coding sequence ATGGCCAACCCGCTGACCCGGGTCAAGTCCGTCGAGCAATCCATGGCCGACACCGACGAGCCCGGACACCAACTGCGCAAGAACCTGACCTCATGGGACCTGATGGTCTTCGGGGTGTCGGTGGTCATCGGCGCAGGTATCTTCACCATCACCGCGACCACCGCGGGCAACAAGGCCGGCCCGGCCATCTCACTGTCATTCATCATGGCCGCCATCGCCTGCGCCCTGGCCGCCCTGTGTTATGCCGAATTCGCCTCGACCGTGCCGGTCGCCGGATCGGCATACACCTTCGGCTATGCGACCTTCGGCGAGTTCCTCGCGTGGATTCTCGGCTGGGATCTGATCCTGGAGTTCGCGGTGGGCGCCTCGGTGGTGTCCAAGGGCTGGTCGTCCTACCTGGGCAGCGTGTTCGGATTTTCCGGCGGCACAGCCGATGTCGGGTCGGTGACGATCGACTGGGGAGCGATGATCATCGTCGCCGTGGTGACCGCACTGCTGGTACTCGGCACCAAACTCTCCTCACGGGTCAGCGCCGTCATCACGGCCATCAAGGTGGCCGTGGTGCTGCTGGTGATCGTCGTCGGGTTCTTCTACGTCAAGTCCGCCAACTTCAGCCCCTTCATCCCGCCCTCGGAAAGCGGTGCCGGCGCCGAGAAGTCGGTCGACTCGTCGCTGTTCTCGTTGATCACCGGCGGCGGCGAGAGCTCCTACGGCTGGTACGGGGTACTGGCGGCGGCATCGATCGTCTTCTTCGCGTTCATCGGATTCGACGTGGTCGCCACCACCGCCGAGGAAACCCGCAACCCGCGCCGCGACGTTCCCCGCGGAATCCTCGGATCGCTGGCGATCGTCACCGTCCTCTACGTCCTGGTGACCATCGTGGTGACCGGAATGGTCAGCTACACCCAGCTCGCCACCAGCGCCGGTGACGGCAAACCCAAGAACCTGGCCACGGCGTTCGCGCTCAACGGGGTGACGTGGGCGGAGAAGACCATTGCCATCGGCGCTCTCGCCGGTCTGACGACCGTCGTGATGGTCCTGATGCTCGGCCAGTCGCGGGTGTTGTTCGCGATGTGCCGCGACGGGCTGCTGCCCCGCGGTCTGGCCAAGACGCATCCGCGTTTCGGTACCCCGGCCCGGCTCACCCTGCTGATCGGACTGGTGGTGTTCATCGTCGCCGGCTTCTTCCCGATCGACAAACTGGAGGAGATGGTCAACGTCGGGACGCTGTTCGCGTTCATCGTCGTGGCGGCGGGCGTTATGATCCTGCGCCGCACCCGGCCGGATCTCGATCGCGGCTTCACCGTTCCCGGCGGACCGATCATCCCGGTCCTGGCCATCCTGGCCTGCATCTGGTTGATGCTGAATCTGTCGGCGCTGACCTGGATTCGGTTCGTCATCTGGATGGTGATCGGGGTGGCCGTCTACTTCCTGTACGGCATGCGCCACTCGATGGTCGGCAAACGTGAACGCGGCGAGGTTGAGGGCGTCGACACCGTCGCCGCGGGTGCCGCGGCGTCCGGAGGTCCCGACCTGTCCAAGGAGTGA
- a CDS encoding cation diffusion facilitator family transporter, which produces MSAEGSKKAIVAALAANAGIAIAKFVGFAVTGSSSMLAEGVHSVADTANQGLLLLGQRRAARRADRLHPFGYGRDRYFYSFIVALVIFALGSLFALYEGVEKIIHAHDHGLESPLVAVVILLVAICLESYSFATAFRESRPLKGSASWWRFIRNSRNPELPVVLLEDSGALIGLVLALGGVGLTMATGDAIWDGIGTVCIGVLLGVIAIVLIVEMKSLLIGEGATESEESAIMAALATDGVDRVIHIKTQYLGPEEMLVAAKIAMPPNADLQTVARTIDAAETRVRAAVPQARIIYLEPDIDRSDPPARSAPKSR; this is translated from the coding sequence GTGTCCGCCGAAGGTTCCAAGAAAGCGATCGTCGCCGCCCTGGCCGCCAATGCCGGTATAGCGATCGCCAAGTTCGTCGGTTTCGCCGTCACCGGCTCGTCGTCGATGCTCGCCGAGGGCGTGCACTCGGTCGCCGACACCGCCAACCAGGGTCTATTGCTACTCGGGCAACGACGAGCCGCCCGCAGGGCCGATCGGCTGCATCCTTTCGGGTACGGACGCGACCGATACTTCTACTCGTTCATCGTCGCGCTCGTGATCTTCGCTCTCGGTTCGCTTTTCGCGCTCTACGAGGGTGTCGAGAAGATCATTCACGCCCACGACCACGGGCTCGAGTCGCCGCTCGTCGCGGTTGTCATCCTGCTCGTCGCGATCTGCCTGGAGAGCTACAGCTTCGCCACCGCATTCCGCGAGTCGCGGCCGTTGAAGGGGTCGGCGAGCTGGTGGCGGTTCATCCGCAACTCGCGCAACCCCGAACTGCCCGTCGTCCTGCTCGAGGACAGCGGAGCCCTCATCGGTCTCGTCCTCGCCCTCGGCGGCGTCGGCTTGACGATGGCGACCGGGGATGCGATCTGGGACGGCATCGGGACGGTCTGCATCGGGGTGTTGCTGGGGGTCATCGCGATCGTGCTCATCGTGGAGATGAAGAGCCTGCTGATCGGGGAGGGCGCCACCGAATCCGAGGAGTCCGCGATCATGGCAGCGCTCGCCACCGACGGCGTCGACCGTGTCATCCACATCAAGACCCAGTACCTCGGCCCGGAGGAGATGCTGGTGGCCGCGAAGATCGCGATGCCGCCGAACGCCGACCTGCAGACCGTGGCCCGAACCATCGACGCCGCCGAGACCAGGGTGCGTGCCGCGGTACCGCAGGCCCGCATCATCTACCTCGAACCCGACATCGACCGCAGCGATCCGCCGGCCCGATCCGCACCGAAATCCCGGTAA
- a CDS encoding dTMP kinase produces the protein MGRLIAVEGLDGAGKNTLVTGLVQRWRERGVAVATVTFPRYHQSLFADIAAEALHGEHGDLRESVYAMALLFALDRSAAAPDIRAAIDSNDIVVADRYVASNAAYSAARLAQPADGEVVRWVHDLEFGRLDLPRPDHTLFLAVAADVAMSRAQARSAGDPTRPRDHYERDADLQRRVDATYRELARSEWASPWTEVADAAPEALIDLLG, from the coding sequence GTGGGTCGACTCATCGCCGTCGAGGGACTCGACGGCGCCGGTAAGAACACGCTGGTCACCGGACTGGTTCAGCGATGGCGCGAGCGGGGTGTCGCCGTGGCCACGGTCACCTTCCCGCGCTATCACCAGTCGTTGTTCGCCGATATCGCGGCCGAGGCACTCCACGGCGAGCACGGGGATCTACGCGAGAGCGTGTATGCGATGGCCCTGCTGTTCGCACTCGACCGATCGGCGGCGGCCCCGGACATCCGGGCCGCGATCGACAGCAACGACATCGTCGTCGCCGACCGCTATGTCGCGTCGAACGCCGCCTACAGTGCCGCGCGTCTCGCGCAACCCGCCGACGGTGAGGTGGTCCGATGGGTGCACGACCTCGAATTCGGGCGCCTCGACCTCCCCCGACCCGACCACACCCTGTTCCTCGCCGTGGCGGCCGACGTCGCGATGAGTCGCGCGCAGGCGCGGTCGGCCGGCGACCCGACACGCCCCCGCGATCACTACGAGCGCGATGCGGATCTGCAACGCCGCGTCGATGCCACGTATCGCGAGCTGGCCCGGTCGGAGTGGGCCTCGCCGTGGACGGAGGTCGCCGACGCGGCCCCGGAGGCACTGATCGACCTGCTCGGCTGA
- the lpqB gene encoding MtrAB system accessory lipoprotein LpqB translates to MVSEHRPAGTRSVGARWRLLAPVLCIVAALLAACGGIPDDSLPQPISSFAREGPTNAVPAPQPDMDPEALVRAYLKATAAPSDAHAAARKFLAPVTAAQWDERGDAIILDDINTYVDQRSPTAVRMRLVGDNVGVLKPDGHLLPATGQVETTLTLARVGNQWRIDGTLPDRTMIDRNQFEVSYRSVSVYYTDRTRSHLVPDPRWLYGGTDSDPTTLVNTLIDGPADDLAAAVDSGFPSGSALRGPVTPVAGGGVRVELTGIGSPSTRDRTLLAAQIIWTLSGADIGGPYVINADGAPLVGDRAAGWQTTDVRSFDPNVPPTSAVGLNIIRNGAMSRVIDNGTVPVSGSLGAGTSVRSASISPDGSRVAAVLAAGGPDPRLNLAVGDYGGSPTTITSGLSITRPSFGPENELVWAVVDGRPVEWIGNDPGGARIAEIDAGAVAALVRGPITELQVAPDGVRVAMIVSGQVVFAVLATNADGQLTLAQPMIAAYNIGNRAVSLDWASPTTVMVARDATDSPVVQVSISGTPAVGLLSGNVSPPVTAVVANPTTVYIADQRGVLRLGSTNGQADEYWTEVEPAMTPGTIPVIP, encoded by the coding sequence GTGGTGAGTGAACATCGGCCGGCCGGGACGAGATCGGTCGGGGCGAGATGGCGCCTGCTGGCGCCGGTCCTGTGCATCGTCGCGGCCCTGCTCGCGGCCTGTGGCGGTATCCCCGACGATTCGCTGCCGCAACCGATCAGTTCCTTCGCCCGCGAGGGACCGACCAACGCGGTGCCGGCGCCCCAGCCCGACATGGACCCCGAGGCGCTGGTGCGCGCGTACCTGAAAGCCACCGCGGCACCCTCCGACGCGCACGCCGCGGCCCGCAAATTCCTTGCCCCGGTGACCGCGGCGCAATGGGACGAGCGCGGTGACGCGATCATCCTCGACGACATCAACACCTACGTCGACCAGCGCAGCCCGACCGCTGTGAGGATGCGCCTCGTCGGCGACAACGTGGGCGTCCTTAAGCCCGACGGTCATCTGCTGCCGGCGACCGGTCAGGTGGAGACCACCCTGACGCTGGCGCGGGTGGGCAATCAGTGGCGCATCGACGGCACCCTGCCCGATCGAACGATGATCGACCGCAACCAGTTCGAGGTCAGCTATCGCTCGGTGTCGGTGTACTACACCGACCGGACGCGATCGCACCTCGTGCCGGACCCGAGGTGGCTCTACGGCGGTACCGATTCGGACCCGACGACGCTGGTGAACACCCTCATCGACGGGCCGGCCGACGACCTGGCCGCCGCGGTCGATTCCGGTTTTCCGAGTGGGTCGGCGTTGCGGGGTCCGGTCACACCGGTGGCCGGGGGAGGGGTGCGCGTCGAACTGACCGGCATCGGCAGTCCGTCCACCCGGGATCGCACGCTGCTCGCCGCGCAGATCATCTGGACCCTCAGCGGAGCCGACATCGGCGGCCCGTACGTGATCAACGCCGACGGTGCACCGCTGGTCGGCGACCGGGCCGCGGGCTGGCAGACGACCGACGTGCGGTCCTTCGATCCGAACGTGCCGCCGACATCGGCCGTGGGGCTCAACATCATTCGCAATGGAGCGATGTCGCGGGTCATCGACAACGGCACCGTGCCGGTATCGGGTTCGCTCGGCGCCGGAACCTCGGTACGGTCGGCGTCGATCTCTCCGGACGGATCGCGGGTGGCCGCGGTGCTCGCCGCCGGCGGCCCCGACCCGAGGCTGAACCTGGCGGTCGGCGACTACGGCGGGTCGCCGACGACGATCACCTCCGGCTTGTCGATCACCCGCCCGTCCTTCGGCCCGGAGAACGAGCTGGTCTGGGCCGTCGTCGACGGGCGGCCCGTCGAGTGGATCGGCAACGATCCCGGCGGTGCCCGCATCGCCGAGATCGACGCCGGAGCGGTCGCCGCACTGGTGCGCGGGCCGATCACCGAGTTGCAGGTCGCCCCCGACGGGGTGCGGGTCGCGATGATCGTGTCCGGGCAGGTGGTGTTCGCGGTGCTCGCGACCAACGCCGACGGGCAACTCACGCTCGCGCAGCCGATGATCGCCGCCTACAACATCGGAAACCGCGCGGTCTCGCTGGACTGGGCGTCGCCGACCACCGTGATGGTCGCCCGGGACGCGACCGACTCCCCGGTGGTGCAGGTGTCGATCAGCGGGACCCCGGCCGTCGGCCTGCTCAGCGGCAATGTCTCGCCCCCAGTCACCGCGGTCGTCGCCAACCCGACGACCGTCTACATCGCCGACCAGCGTGGTGTGTTGCGTCTCGGCAGCACCAACGGTCAGGCCGACGAGTACTGGACCGAGGTCGAACCGGCGATGACACCGGGGACCATCCCGGTCATCCCCTGA
- a CDS encoding ComF family protein, with protein sequence MGRVGVEGADLVLPRTCGGCGRPGRDWCPDCAAKVADAPLELHPRVSIGLPVWSVGRYRGPLRASIIAMKEHGRRDLVTPLGRALADTVITLARWGELPDAARLHLIPAPTRPLAARRRGGDPVTAVAGVAAAHLGPRTRVRPLLTTAMTTRDSSGLDARERRANLRGSIRLRADAHCPAGAAILVDDVLTTGATAAESVRVCRTHGIGIGAVVVLAGA encoded by the coding sequence CTGGGACGGGTGGGCGTCGAGGGCGCCGACCTCGTCCTGCCGCGCACGTGCGGCGGTTGCGGGCGCCCCGGACGCGATTGGTGTCCCGACTGCGCGGCGAAGGTCGCCGACGCACCCCTCGAATTGCATCCGCGGGTGTCCATCGGGCTCCCGGTGTGGTCGGTGGGCCGCTACCGGGGACCGTTGCGCGCCTCGATCATCGCGATGAAAGAACACGGGCGGCGTGACCTCGTCACACCTCTCGGACGGGCGCTGGCCGACACGGTGATCACGCTGGCGCGCTGGGGCGAGCTGCCCGACGCCGCGCGGCTGCATCTGATCCCGGCACCGACCCGCCCACTCGCGGCCCGGCGTCGGGGCGGCGACCCGGTGACGGCCGTCGCCGGCGTCGCCGCCGCACATCTGGGCCCCCGCACCCGGGTGCGGCCATTGCTGACCACGGCGATGACCACCCGCGACTCGTCGGGGCTCGACGCGCGCGAGCGGCGCGCGAACCTCCGCGGCAGCATCCGACTGCGAGCCGATGCGCACTGTCCTGCGGGTGCGGCGATCCTCGTCGACGACGTACTCACCACCGGCGCCACGGCCGCCGAATCGGTGCGGGTGTGCCGCACCCACGGAATCGGGATCGGCGCGGTCGTGGTCCTCGCCGGGGCCTGA
- the ahcY gene encoding adenosylhomocysteinase: protein MTMVQNDAPQADSINGIDFKVADLSLADFGRKEIELAEHEMPGLMSLRREYAEVAPLKGARISGSLHMTIQTAVLIETLVSLGAQVRWASCNIFSTQDHAAAAIVVGPHGTPDEPKGVPVFAWKGETLEEYWWAAEQMLTWPDEPANMILDDGGDATMLVLRGAEFEKAGVVPPADENDSAEYKVFLDLLRSSFEADKTKWSKVAESVKGVTEETTTGVLRLYQFAAAGDLAFPAINVNDSVTKSKFDNKYGTRHSLIDGINRGTDVLIGGKKVLICGYGDVGKGCAESLAGQGARVQVTEIDPINALQALMDGFDVVTVEDAISGADIVITSTGNKDIILLEHMKQMKNQAILGNIGHFDNEIDMAGLERCGAKRINVKPQVDQWIFDDGHSIIVLSEGRLLNLGNATGHPSFVMSNSFSNQVIAQIELWTKNDEYDNEVYRLPKHLDEKVAKIHVEALGGTLTKLTKEQAEYINVDVEGPYKPEHYRY from the coding sequence ATGACCATGGTGCAGAACGACGCACCGCAGGCAGACTCCATCAACGGCATCGACTTCAAGGTTGCCGATCTCTCGCTGGCCGACTTCGGCCGCAAGGAGATCGAACTCGCCGAACACGAGATGCCCGGCCTGATGTCGCTGCGGCGCGAATACGCCGAGGTCGCCCCGCTCAAGGGCGCACGGATCTCGGGGTCGCTGCACATGACCATCCAGACCGCGGTGCTCATCGAGACACTCGTGTCGCTCGGTGCGCAGGTCCGGTGGGCCTCGTGCAACATCTTCTCCACCCAGGACCACGCCGCCGCCGCAATCGTCGTCGGTCCGCACGGCACCCCCGACGAGCCCAAGGGCGTCCCGGTGTTCGCGTGGAAGGGCGAAACGCTCGAAGAGTACTGGTGGGCTGCCGAGCAGATGCTCACCTGGCCCGACGAACCCGCCAACATGATCCTCGACGACGGCGGCGATGCCACCATGCTGGTGCTGCGAGGTGCCGAATTCGAGAAGGCCGGGGTCGTTCCGCCCGCCGACGAGAACGATTCCGCCGAGTACAAGGTCTTCCTGGACCTGCTGCGGTCGAGTTTCGAGGCCGACAAGACCAAGTGGTCGAAGGTCGCCGAGTCGGTCAAGGGCGTCACCGAGGAGACGACCACCGGTGTGTTGCGGCTCTACCAGTTCGCCGCCGCCGGCGACCTGGCGTTCCCGGCGATCAACGTCAACGACTCGGTCACCAAGTCGAAATTCGACAACAAGTACGGCACCCGCCACTCGCTCATCGACGGCATCAACCGCGGTACCGACGTCCTCATCGGTGGCAAGAAGGTCTTGATCTGCGGGTACGGCGACGTCGGCAAGGGCTGCGCGGAATCGCTGGCCGGGCAGGGCGCACGCGTCCAGGTCACCGAGATCGACCCGATCAACGCCCTACAGGCGCTGATGGACGGCTTCGACGTGGTCACCGTCGAGGACGCGATCTCCGGGGCCGACATCGTCATCACCTCAACCGGTAACAAGGACATCATCCTGCTCGAGCACATGAAGCAGATGAAGAACCAGGCGATCCTGGGCAACATCGGGCACTTCGACAACGAGATCGACATGGCGGGTCTCGAGCGTTGCGGCGCCAAGCGGATCAACGTCAAGCCGCAGGTCGATCAGTGGATCTTCGACGACGGCCACTCGATCATCGTGCTGAGCGAGGGTCGGCTGCTCAATCTCGGCAATGCGACCGGTCATCCGTCGTTCGTGATGAGCAACAGCTTCTCCAACCAGGTCATCGCGCAGATCGAACTGTGGACCAAGAACGACGAGTACGACAACGAGGTCTACCGGCTGCCCAAGCATCTCGATGAGAAGGTCGCCAAGATCCACGTCGAGGCGCTCGGCGGCACGCTGACCAAGCTCACCAAGGAGCAGGCCGAGTACATCAACGTCGACGTCGAGGGCCCCTACAAGCCCGAGCACTACCGCTACTGA